AGTTACGAAATCCGAAAATCAGAATCCGGCCCCCGCTTGGACGTTTATCGGCTTTCGAATCTCGTTCATCTGGAAACCAATTTTCGGAAAAGCGCTCTTCGCATTTCGATCTGCCGAACAAGGAGAAATCGCAAACCGATAACCGTAAAAGCAAAATCCGATACTGCAGTTATCGAGATCCGTATCCCGTAAATCGAACATCGAGCCACGGAAAACGGCTTTCGGAAAAGCGTAGATCGACAAACAACGTCACGAAGACCGATCATCTCCTGAACGATTATCGAAAAAACAGGACCCGAAAGACCGAAACCAGATTTTCCGATCCTCATTTCCCGATCTTCGCGTATCGATTTCACAACGTCCGCAAATCGATACGCGAACACCGGATTTCCGGCGCAACGCAGCATGAATTACCAAAGGTCAAGGAACCGAAATGGCACGCTATAATTATGATTTGCCCTCAGACCTGATCGAAAAAGTCCGGGCCAAGGGGCCGATGGTCGTCGCGACCCTTAATGAAAAGGGCGGTGTTGGCAAAACCACGCTGACCTTTCAGGTCTGCGTCCATTTGGCAGAAGCTGGCTTGAAGGTTCTTGCTGTTGACCTGGACCCGCAAGGCAACCTAACCAAAACGACCCTTCGTTATGGTGAATTGCAGCATGACCGTGTTTTCGACGATGTCGACATTGATCGCGCCAATTCCATGACCATTTTCTCAAACGACAACGAACGGGTTAAGCCGTTGGCCATAAGTGACAATTTGGCCCTTAATACCGGCAATACCAACCTGGTCGCCCTGATGGGCATTCAGCATGATCTGCTGCTTGAACTTGACGAATATCTGGCCCGACAGACGGATTTTGACATCATGATCATTGATTGCCCGCCCACACCGGGGAACCATGTGACGGCTGCGGCAATGGCCGCCGATTTCGTCCTCTCGCCAGCAAATGCGGACGAATATTCGTCTGATGCGATCAAAAACGTCGTCAAAACCATTACCCGCTTCAAACGCAAATATAATCCGGGCCTTAACCTGCTTGGCGTCATCCTTAACGATGTCGATAACAGCTCGAAAATCAAAAAGGATTATGTCGAACTGATGCGCGGCGAGGGGACAGAACCCGACGAATTTTACTACAGCATCCGCGACAAGGTTTTTGAAACGCGCCTTGGCAAACGCGTCGCCTTCCAGGAATCCCAAACGGTTGGCATGCCGATAACCCGTTATCAGCGCGGCACTGCAGCCGATGAAATGTATAGTTTTCTGCTGGAGCTTGTGACCCGGCTGAGCAAGGAGGAAGCGTAATGGCGACCAAACCAAACTTCGCCCGTCTGGCCCGTCGCGAACGCGTTAAAAAGGTTCCGCCGCGCCCGGAGGATCTTGCCGAGATCTGGAACCCGGAAGAAACCGAAGCCGATATCGCAAGCCAGTTAAGCGAACAGCTTCCTGAAGCAGAAACAGAACCGCAAGCCGAAGAAAAACAGCCAGAAGCCGCCCCTGTTGCGCCGCAACCGCAAGTAAATACACCACAGGAAACGGTAGCACCGGCGGCTGCCGTTCAGGCATCAACCGGCGTGCATTCCGGCAAAGAATATATCGGCCTTTTACGCATCGAAACCAAAGTGGACGAGGCTGTGGATCACGTCATCCGCATGCTGGTTCGCAAGCGTAAGGCCCATTTACAGAAAAACGATCCGCTGCCGGAAGGCGAGGAATACACCCGTGCAGATTTCATGCGCGAAGCCCTGATCCGCTTCTGCCGTGACCTTGACGGAAATTTCGATGATCGAATCGAGCTTCAACGCAAGGTTATGGAAGAAGATTAAAAGTTCGTAACTTCGCGGACACCTTAAAAAGGCGCGCACCAAGCGCCCATAACAGCGGCCCTTCCAACGGGGGCCGCTGTTTTTCGGTACAGGTTAATCGGTTCCAAGTTCGCCGATACAGAATGAACTCGCAGCAAGCATAAGTCTCTCACGCAACAGCCACAGGGCAGGGCAGGGCAGGGCAGGGTAGCCGAAAATCACATCGTTTGCCGGCCTGCAAAGTTTTGTTTGAAGCTATTCCCCACCAGAAACTTCAATAACATGCACTGGACCGCCGAAATCCGCCAATTTTCGACGGTTTTACTGCTTGGGCAAAATCCCGACAGCATTTCTTTCGTCATTTCGCGGACGAAATTGTTTGCACACCCCATCTCTCAGAGCGCCCCCCACCGCGAATTCGGCCACCTACAGGCATAAACTGCCTCAAAATGCGCCGGTAAACCGTCCGCGATGTAACGATTCGCCGTACAAACGATTCGTTATTTCGCGGACAAATGCCCGTTAACCTTTTGGAAACACAACTTAAAGCATCGCTTCAAGAATAAAAAAGACATGATTCCAACACTTTAAAAACATGGCTTTCCAGACATGTCAAATATGGTGCCAAAAAACATCGTCACATCGCGGACAAAGGGGTTAATTTTCGTCACTGGAGGCCAAAACCAAACGCCCTAAAAAAAACGGCCCCAAACCGATGGCTGAAAAGCGACCGTGAAATGCCGAATATTCAATTACCTAAGCACGGTTGTTTTCGGCATAACGCGGACATTTTTTCTCGGCACATCGCGGACACAAAAGAATCAAAACATTGATATATCGGGCAGATTTGACCAAACTCGGCACATCGCGGACATCAGGGGTAAAGGGACAAAAGCGTGGCGAGTTCACAACAGGTAGATCTATTCCTGGATCAACTGGTCGATGGTGCCCCTTTCAAGGACGACCGGATGCTGATGGAGCATCCGTGGTTCTCGCTGACCAAGCAACCGCGCCGGACCCCTTTTCATTACAGCCGGGGCGGCGTTGACATCCGCATAGAGCCGGGCGCCAAAGGCATGGCGAACATCTATGACAAGGATTTGTTGATGTATCTGGGCTCGATCATCAACGAAAAGCTGGAGCGCGGCGAAAAAGTCAGCGACCGCAAAATTACCTTCGCCGCCCACGATTTCCTGCGTTCAACCAAGCGTCAAACGTCAAAACGGGGCTATTCGCTGTTTCTTGACATGCTTGAACGCCTGGATGGTACCCGTGTGCGTACCAACGTTGAGTCCGGGAATGACAAAATCCGGTCCGGTTTCGGCTGGATTGAAAGCTACCGCATTATCGAGCGCAAAACCAAAAACGGCCGTTCGATCATGGCAGGGGTCGAGGTGACGCTGAATGAATGGATGTTCAAAGCCATTGTCATTGACCGCCGTGTTCTGACCATCAGCCCGCGTTATTTTGACCTGTCAAAGGGCCTGGAACGCCGGATTTACGAGCTTGCACGCAAACATTGCGGACAGCAGCGCAGCTGGCTGATCAGCATCCCCTCGCTTAAGGAAAAATGCGGTTCAGACCGCGAAGAACGCAAGTTTCGCGCCGATCTTGGCAAGATCATCGAGGATGCAAATATCCCCGATTATACGCTGCGCATGGGCAAATCAGCCGATTTTGACAGCGCCTTCAAAAGCCGGAACCCCAAGGAATGGATGCTTGAGGTTCGTCCCATCCGTCCGCAAAGTGACGAAGTAATCGAGGCTGCGGCCAATCCGACCGAAGAAAGCCCGGAAAAGCTGTTTGAACGGGGGGATGCTCAATTCCGGCCCAAGCCGCTTTCCATCCACGTCATCAATAATGCCCGTGAACGCTTTCCTGACTGGGATATAGACCATCTGGAGCGGGAATGGGCAGGTTCAAGCCAGCGCAACCAGCTGGTTATCAAGGACCCGGAAAAGGCCTTTATGGCGTTTTGTGAGCGTTATATCGCCAACCGCAGCGTCGAGATGTAAGGCCGTCTGTGGATAAGTTTTTATCCACATCGGCATATCGCGGACCAAAGATCGGCACATCACGGACGACTATTCGATACTTTGCGGTCGTGCTTTTGCGGACGAAAGATTTGATACTTCGCGGACAATAGATCGTTACAACGCGGACGTTTGATCCACCCGGACTCCTGAAAAGCCAAAGGAGTCCCATTTCCGCGTAACTTATATAACTCTACTCTAACAATCTTTATTAACTCATATAACAAATCTAAGGCATTTGGACGTTATATAAGGATTAATATTTTGTTAATAAATAAAACCACACAGCCCGTTCCCTGTCCACAATAAAAGCAGAACGTGTCACCACACGAATACTTGCAGGCTATAATCCGCTAAAAACGCTTGTTAAAACGTCATATTTGGGACAAATTCCCACTTATGAAACAAACGCAGCAAAAATCCCTTGATCAGCAGATCGCAAACCAGCTTCGGTCCCTACGCCAGCAGCGTAACTGGACGCTCGATGATGTTGCCAGCCAAACCGGTATCAGCAAATCAACACTATCTCGCCTGGAAAAGGCCGATGTCAGCCCAACCACCGGAATGCTTGCCAAATTATGTGCGGCACACGACATAACGCTGTCACGCTTGATGATGCTGGCCGAAGAAAATTATGAACCATTTTACAGCGTCAGCGACCAGCCGGTTTGGACCGATCCTGAAACGGCATATGTCAGACGGTCCGTATCCCCGCCAGCAGCGCAGCTAACAGGCGAAGTGCTGGAATGCATAATTCCGCCCAACACCACCATAACCTATGCCCAGCCCCCTAAAATCGGCCTGGAGCACCACCTGGTCATGATTGATGGGGAATTGACCCTTTCCATTGATGACGTGCGCTACGCCCTAAAACAGGGCGATTGCCTGCGCTATCAGTTAACCGGGCAAAGCAGCTTTCAAACCAGCCCCGGAAACGGTGCACGATATCATCTTTTTATTTTGTAAGAACCGATATGCAGGTGTCCACGATATCCGCCAAATTCACCCTTGAAAACTGCACCGCTCAGCAATTTGACCAGCATATTGATGGTCTGGCGGGTTTGCTTCATGCCTGCGTGAAGGCGGGGGCCAGTATCAGCTTCATTCAGCCTTTTGACATCGCCGCTGCAAAGGCATTCTGGCAATCAAAAGTACGCCCGGGGCTGGTTGCAGGAACGCGATCAGTGTTAATTGCCAGGGTGGGCGACATTGTAGCCGGTTCGGTCCAGCTTGACTGTGATACGCCGCCCAATCAGCCCCACCGGGCAGAGGTGGCGAAATTGCTGGTTCATCCCGATTTTCGCCGTCAGGGGCTTGCAAAAAAGCTGATGATGGCGCTGGAAGAACTTGCGCGGGTAAAAAACCGCAGCCTGATCACACTTGATACCCGGACAGGCGACAACGCAGAGCCACTTTATACTGCATTGGGCTATAAAACCGTTGGCACCATTCCCGGATTTGCCAAAGACCCGTTTACCGATACGTTCGATGCCACCACAATCATGTATAAGCAGCTTTAAGGGCCGTTTGCCGGGCAGGAGAATGGTGGTTGAAAGGCCAGCAGACGTTAACCGTGTTCAACCATCAAAACATGGTCAGCGGTTAAGACGATGTCACCATCCTGATTAAGAACGTCAAAGCGTTCGATCACCTGGCCAAAATCGGGGTTATCGGTTTTGGCTTGCAGGTCCGTTACCGTGATGGATGTTTTCAGGGTGTCGCCAATAAAAACCGGCCGCACAAAACGGACCCGGTCGTATCCTGATGAAAAGGCAACCGGGTTGTTTGTCGTTTGTGACGCCAGCCCGATCCCGAATGAAAAAACCAGCGTGCCGTGGGCAATACGCTGTTTGAACGGGGTGGATTTAGCGTATTCGGCATCCATATGATGCGGTGAAAAGTCGCCCGTATGGCCGGCATGGGTAACAATATCGCCTTCGGTTACCGTGCGTGCCGCACTCTGACGGATATCACCTTTGCGGTAATCGTTGAAATACTGCTTTTTTTCCACGCCGGTCCCCTTGCCACGGGGTAAACCAACCCCTGTCTGACGGTTATCATATTCACATGATGTGGGTTTTACCAAGGCTTGCAGGGCCATGCAAACAAAGCCGTGCCTATCTGTCAGGGCAGGGGCATCTGACAGTGACATAGGAAATGGAACGGATAAAAGTCACCAATAACCGCGATCGTGGCTGAAAGCAGGGCTAGGAGTTGCAAAATACCGGGGATATCAAATGGCTTTTCAGGCGACGGAAGGATGTTTTGAAAACAGTTTTCCCGCGCCACCTGCCATTTGCACCGCACGGCTGCCAGCATCAATACCGGCCTTCAGGCAATCGTCCGGGCTTGCATGGTTTAACCAGGCTGCCAGGAACCCGGCATTAAAGGCATCACCTGCCCCGGTTGTATCAATAACCGGTACCTTTGGTGCTGACTGATGAAAAATTTCGCCCTGATACGCCATATAGGCCCCATCTGCCCCGACCTTAAGAGCAATGACGGGAAAATGCTGTGCCAGGGTGGTAATGGCGTCCCGCGGGTTTGTATGGCCGGTAATGGCGCTGGCTTCTTCCATATTGGGCATGAAAACATCAATGCCTGCCCCATGCGCCAAAATGCCGGTTCCATGAATCAGGGTTTCATCCCAGCTTGGGTCAAGCGAAATGGTTAATCCTGCCTGTTGGGCATCCGCTATAAGGCCGGGAATTTCATGAAGGGTTGCATATTCGGCAATATGTAAATGCCCGGCATTCGGCCATTTCAGAGCCAAAGGCAGCGTTTTGGGTTTGGCAGAACCAGCCCGGCGTGACAAAAACGCCCGGTCGTTTTCCTGAATGGTCACAACCGTTACCTGCGGGCCGGCATCAGCAGATTTTTCCAGAAACTGCAGGTCAATATTGC
This genomic window from Thalassospira marina contains:
- a CDS encoding ParA family protein, encoding MARYNYDLPSDLIEKVRAKGPMVVATLNEKGGVGKTTLTFQVCVHLAEAGLKVLAVDLDPQGNLTKTTLRYGELQHDRVFDDVDIDRANSMTIFSNDNERVKPLAISDNLALNTGNTNLVALMGIQHDLLLELDEYLARQTDFDIMIIDCPPTPGNHVTAAAMAADFVLSPANADEYSSDAIKNVVKTITRFKRKYNPGLNLLGVILNDVDNSSKIKKDYVELMRGEGTEPDEFYYSIRDKVFETRLGKRVAFQESQTVGMPITRYQRGTAADEMYSFLLELVTRLSKEEA
- a CDS encoding replication initiator protein A, producing MASSQQVDLFLDQLVDGAPFKDDRMLMEHPWFSLTKQPRRTPFHYSRGGVDIRIEPGAKGMANIYDKDLLMYLGSIINEKLERGEKVSDRKITFAAHDFLRSTKRQTSKRGYSLFLDMLERLDGTRVRTNVESGNDKIRSGFGWIESYRIIERKTKNGRSIMAGVEVTLNEWMFKAIVIDRRVLTISPRYFDLSKGLERRIYELARKHCGQQRSWLISIPSLKEKCGSDREERKFRADLGKIIEDANIPDYTLRMGKSADFDSAFKSRNPKEWMLEVRPIRPQSDEVIEAAANPTEESPEKLFERGDAQFRPKPLSIHVINNARERFPDWDIDHLEREWAGSSQRNQLVIKDPEKAFMAFCERYIANRSVEM
- a CDS encoding helix-turn-helix domain-containing protein, whose amino-acid sequence is MKQTQQKSLDQQIANQLRSLRQQRNWTLDDVASQTGISKSTLSRLEKADVSPTTGMLAKLCAAHDITLSRLMMLAEENYEPFYSVSDQPVWTDPETAYVRRSVSPPAAQLTGEVLECIIPPNTTITYAQPPKIGLEHHLVMIDGELTLSIDDVRYALKQGDCLRYQLTGQSSFQTSPGNGARYHLFIL
- a CDS encoding GNAT family N-acetyltransferase translates to MQVSTISAKFTLENCTAQQFDQHIDGLAGLLHACVKAGASISFIQPFDIAAAKAFWQSKVRPGLVAGTRSVLIARVGDIVAGSVQLDCDTPPNQPHRAEVAKLLVHPDFRRQGLAKKLMMALEELARVKNRSLITLDTRTGDNAEPLYTALGYKTVGTIPGFAKDPFTDTFDATTIMYKQL
- a CDS encoding MaoC family dehydratase, which encodes MEKKQYFNDYRKGDIRQSAARTVTEGDIVTHAGHTGDFSPHHMDAEYAKSTPFKQRIAHGTLVFSFGIGLASQTTNNPVAFSSGYDRVRFVRPVFIGDTLKTSITVTDLQAKTDNPDFGQVIERFDVLNQDGDIVLTADHVLMVEHG
- a CDS encoding carbohydrate kinase family protein, with amino-acid sequence MNKKTTQNGILCIGRTYCDLLFSGLDHMPVLGREVFADGLAIEAGGGAFITAAHLHYLGQHSALLSRIGTDALSNSLLGLLKQSNIDLQFLEKSADAGPQVTVVTIQENDRAFLSRRAGSAKPKTLPLALKWPNAGHLHIAEYATLHEIPGLIADAQQAGLTISLDPSWDETLIHGTGILAHGAGIDVFMPNMEEASAITGHTNPRDAITTLAQHFPVIALKVGADGAYMAYQGEIFHQSAPKVPVIDTTGAGDAFNAGFLAAWLNHASPDDCLKAGIDAGSRAVQMAGGAGKLFSKHPSVA